The Streptococcus pluranimalium genome contains a region encoding:
- the rimI gene encoding ribosomal protein S18-alanine N-acetyltransferase, with translation MTISNGSNLSKQQLVDGVFTVLKEAYGQSPWSKNQIRADFEQDNTDYFFLSEDEQVLGFLSTQDLFGEIEVTNIAILPAYQGRGLSKQLLTNLDEMDGPIFLEVRESNRKAQGLYQRFGFAKVGCRKNYYHNPIEDAVLMKREAR, from the coding sequence ATGACTATATCAAACGGGTCTAATCTGTCTAAACAACAGTTAGTCGATGGTGTCTTCACTGTTCTTAAAGAGGCTTATGGTCAGTCACCTTGGTCAAAAAATCAAATAAGAGCTGACTTTGAGCAGGATAATACGGATTATTTTTTTCTGTCAGAGGATGAGCAAGTGCTAGGATTTCTATCTACTCAGGATTTATTTGGTGAGATAGAAGTCACCAATATTGCTATCTTACCAGCTTATCAAGGAAGAGGCTTATCTAAACAATTGCTGACCAATCTAGATGAGATGGATGGACCTATTTTCTTGGAAGTGAGAGAATCCAATCGAAAAGCACAAGGTCTTTATCAGCGATTTGGTTTTGCGAAGGTCGGTTGTCGAAAAAACTATTATCATAATCCAATCGAAGATGCAGTATTAATGAAACGAGAAGCAAGATAA
- the tsaB gene encoding tRNA (adenosine(37)-N6)-threonylcarbamoyltransferase complex dimerization subunit type 1 TsaB: MKVLAFDTSNQTLSVALLEDEHLQAETCLTVKKNHSISLMPIIDFLMQQVGWQPSDLERIAVAQGPGSYTGLRVAVATAKTLAYSLKIDLVGVSSLQALALPVTSTAVLVPLIDARRQHAYVGFYQNGKAIAEDHYASIDEIIEQAKTHDQVCFVGEVAAFSEKIATDFPEATYQASLPSAYEVGKLALSLPSADVDAFLPNYLKKVEAEENWLQANQAGDRDDYIKRV, encoded by the coding sequence ATGAAAGTTTTAGCATTTGATACCTCAAACCAGACCTTGTCGGTAGCCCTTTTGGAAGATGAACACTTACAGGCGGAGACTTGTCTGACGGTTAAGAAAAATCACAGTATCAGCTTGATGCCAATAATTGATTTTCTGATGCAGCAAGTTGGCTGGCAGCCGTCTGACTTGGAGCGTATCGCCGTGGCGCAAGGACCTGGTTCTTATACAGGTCTTCGTGTAGCAGTAGCGACAGCTAAAACCTTGGCTTACAGTCTCAAAATCGACTTGGTTGGTGTGTCTAGTTTGCAAGCTTTGGCTTTACCTGTGACGTCAACAGCCGTTTTGGTGCCTTTGATTGATGCTAGGCGCCAGCATGCCTATGTTGGTTTTTATCAGAATGGGAAAGCTATTGCAGAAGATCATTATGCTAGTATTGATGAGATTATCGAGCAAGCAAAGACTCATGACCAGGTCTGCTTCGTTGGAGAAGTTGCCGCCTTTTCTGAAAAGATTGCGACGGATTTTCCAGAAGCCACTTATCAAGCCAGTTTACCATCAGCTTATGAGGTGGGAAAATTAGCCTTGAGCCTGCCTAGTGCAGATGTTGATGCTTTCTTACCCAATTACTTGAAGAAGGTAGAGGCAGAAGAAAATTGGCTCCAAGCCAATCAAGCAGGTGACAGGGATGACTATATCAAACGGGTCTAA
- a CDS encoding DNA-dependent RNA polymerase subunit epsilon, translating into MIYKVFYQETKERNPRRETTQALYVDIDATEELEGRIKARKLIEENTAFNIEHIELLSDKHLDYEKEKGVFELTTF; encoded by the coding sequence ATGATCTACAAAGTTTTCTATCAAGAAACAAAAGAACGTAACCCACGTCGTGAAACAACACAAGCTCTTTATGTTGACATCGATGCTACAGAAGAGTTGGAAGGACGTATCAAGGCTCGTAAACTCATTGAAGAAAATACAGCTTTCAACATTGAGCATATCGAACTCCTATCAGACAAACACCTTGACTACGAAAAAGAAAAAGGCGTTTTCGAACTCACCACATTTTAA